The DNA segment GATAAAATGGCAACCCTCCAACAGGACCAGCACAGAGATCTCCACCGATATTCACAACCAGAAACCGGGCACCGTATTTTTACCGGTAAGTGCCCATTCTCCGCCATTATCCCCAGAGCCCGCGGGGAGACCGGGAGCACGGCTTGGCAGCAGACTCTTGCCGCCCCATCAATCCTGCCTGTCAGCACGCCTGGGCTTGCGCCTCCCTTTGGGCTGACCACCGGGCTTTACACCCGCATCACCGGAACGGGAAATCCGCATGGGCTGTCCCGCTACCCGCACTTTTTTCAGGTGCTGGAAAACCTCTTTGGGCATGCCCTCTGGAAGATCGACCGTGGTGTAATCCGGGTAAATCTCAATACGGCCGATATATGAGCTGTCCAGCTCGACCTCATTGGCGATTGCGCCCACAATACCGCCCGGACGCACACCCTGCTCGCGGCCGATTTCGATGCGGAAACGCTCCATGCCCTCCTCCGGGGGCGGCATCTTGCGGTCCTTTTCGTAACCATCCTGCTTGCGACGGCCTTCGAACTCCCCGCCCCGCTCCTGCCGAGCCTTGCGGGGCTTCGGCTTCTGCTCCCTGATCAGCAGGGGCTGGTCACCCTGGGCCATAGACGCCAGTGCTGCGGCAACATCCAGCGGATCCACTTCGTTTTGTGCCAGGTACTCCTCTACCAACTGGCGGTAGGGGGCCAGGTCAGCCTGGCCTTCCAGGGTTGTGGTGATACGCTCGCGGAAGCGCTGCATACGCGCGCTGTTGACCACTTCGGCGCTGGGCAACGCCAGTTTCTCGATCGGCTTTTTGGTCGCCTTTTCAATAATGCGCAGCATACGGCGCTCACGGGGTGCCACAAACAGAATGGCGTCGCCCTCGCGACCGGCGCGGCCGGTGCGGCCGATACGGTGGATATAGGCCTCTGCATCATAGGGAATATCGTAGTTGATCACGTGACTGATACGTTTCACGTCCAGTCCACGCGCTGCCACATCCGTGGCCACAACAATATCGAGCTTGCCGTTTTTCAGCTTGTCGATCACCGCCTCGCGCAGATTCTGCGCCATATCCCCGTTCAGTGCTGCACTGGCAAAGCCCCGCGCGGCCAGCTTATCCGCCAGCTCTACGGTGCTGTTCTTGGTGCGCACAAAGATAATGGTGGCATCCACCGGCTCCGCTTCCAGGATGCGGGTCAGGGCATCCAGTTTGTGCAGGCCACCCACCGGCCAGTAACGCTGGCGAATGGTCTCTGCGGTTTCGGTTTTGACGCGGATCTTGACCTCAACCGGATCCCGCAGGTGCTCGCGTGCGATGCGGGCAATCTCCCTTGGCATGGTGGCAGAGAACAGTGCGATCTGGCGCGTTTCGGGAATCTGCTCCAGCACCCATTGCACATCGTCGATAAAGCCCATGCGCAGCATTTCATCGGCTTCATCCAGTACCAGACTGCGCAGGTTGGACAGATTCAGGGAGCCGCGGCGCATATGGTCCATCACCCGGCCCGGGGTACCCACCACCAGCTGCACACCCCGCTTCAACTGCTGCATCTGTCCGCGGTAGTCGGCGCCACCGTAGATGGGCGCCACATGGAAGCCTTTCAAATGGGCGGCGTAAGACTGGCAGGCCTCGGCCACCTGGATGGCCAGTTCCCGGGTCGGCGCCAGTATCAGCACCTGGGGACGGCGATTATTCAGGTTCAACTGGGAGAGCAGTGGCAGCGCAAAGGCCGCCGTTTTACCGGTGCCGGTTTGTGCCTGGCCCAGCACATCCCGCCCTTCCAGCAGGGATGGGATAGTCTGCGCCTGAATCGGTGACGGCGTTTCGTAGCCGAGCTTTTCAATGGCATCGAGGATTTCAGGCGGCAGGCCCAGCTGGCTAAAGCCAACCGGTTGGGAAATATCGGTCATTTCGGGAGTCACTTGAAGCCCCAGTGCCGTTCGCAGAACTGGGGTGCTGGATAAAAGGTGGGGCAGTCTAACAGGTTAAATTGCAAAGAACAGCCTGTTTTTTGATCAAAATTTGCTCCCTGAAGCTGGGTTTGGTGTAAGTTCTTTGCTCGTGGATTAGTGGCTGAGCGATACGTTTTCCTGGGGACAGCGCTTTGAGGCTCAGTAAACTGAACCCCCTCTCAGCCCGTGTGCATGTTTCTGGCTTCGACCAGCGTATCGCTAGGCCCACTGTTCACAGTCTGCAGCAGGCGTTCGTTAACCCCTTCGACGGTCTTATTGATTCCCTTGAAAAAGCTACCATCCAGTTGGGTTTGCTCATATAAATAGGTCCGAAAGCGCAGAAACAGCTTATGGTCAACCACAGCAGGGGCCTTCCAAAAGCTGGAGAGTGAACCCTGGTGCGTTAGACCCCGCAAATCGTAGAACGCGCGCCCCAGCACCTTGGTTGAAACCCTGTGCAGAAGCGCTGAAATGCCCACGGTGCTGTTGATGGTCACAACCCCCCTGGCATGATCCAGCAAGGTGGGCAGATGCAGATCATGGCAGTAAATCACCCTGCCGGAGAGTCCATAGCGCACCTCCAAGGCATCAACAAGCTTTTGGTAGTGACAAAAGCCCCGATCCATTGGGTGGTGTTTGATCACAAGTACTGTATTTGCCGGGGCATAACGCGCAAAGGATTTCAATACTGCGTCAATTGCGTTTTCCATAGAGAGCAGGTCCGAGTGCTCACGAAGTTGGAAATCATCTCGGGTTTGTAACGGAAACAGGAAAAACTTACGACTGAAATTCGTCGTCAATTTTGGGGTTAAGGAACGCTGGGTAACCCTGTAGAGACCCTTTCGGAAAAAGCTTCTGATCCAACAAGCCCCCTCCGCTTTCCAGTCTCGGCTTCGATGATGCTGATAGTGCGGATACCTGGACCTGGCAAAACGCATCGCCAGATAATAGCCCATAGCAAAACGGGCCCGTTGAAAGAAAGTCCGACCTACAGGCGCCCCGGGTTGACGCCCGCGGCTCTGGTAACGCCCAATAGCCTCATGAGACCAGTCTGTATGGGAAAAAGCATTCACACCACCCCACTCAAAAGTTACAAAATCCGGGCGTAAATAACCCTCTTCAAAAACACCAAAGGGTATACCCAGAGACTCGCAGACTGCTCGGGCCCTGGTATGCAAAGGCCGGCAGTCACCATAGACAAATACGGCTTCTGCATCATGCTCCAGCAAATAGCGACGAAAAAAGGATGGCCAGTCATGTTCACAACCGCTGAAATCGGCCTGGAAATCGGCCCAGCCAAAAAAACGGTCACCGCCATTAAAATTGATCTTGTGGGTGATCACCCCTTGCTTTGACAGTTTTTTTGCCAACTCGGCAAAGAATAGGCCATGAGGCCCCTGTAAAAATACCGCCACAGGCATGAATTTCCCCTACCCAAAAACTACAACACGCAACAGCATATGCTGCCAACACCCAGGCAATTCCCCTTTCAAGTTATATTTGAGTAAATTGTGCCTGTTTTCGCCACTTTCACACTGCTGTTTAGCTTGAGAGTGCCTCAAAAATGAACCGCGCATTGCAACACTAATCTTCGCAAATGTCTATATACAGGTGAATTACTTCTATAGCGACTGCTTCAAAACGTTCTATATGTCGGTCAATCACAAAAACCCATGCCTGCTGCAAAGCTGCATTCAAGGAATCATTTCATAAATAATAGATTTACCAGACCAATCAAAGTGCGTGCATTGATTATTATTTTTTTGTTTGAAATCACATAATACCGTTTTGCCCATGAGTGGATTTTATTTTTATGGATCTTAAACTGAGTCTTGGATCCGTGTAAATCTTCCAAAGAAAGTATTTAGCTCTCCACTGGCAATTTTGCGCTTGTCCAATCTTTGTAAAACCTTTCCCCAACCCCATTCAAACAACCTTCCCGTGTATTTTGGACAAGGGGTAAACAGTGGGTTGAAGGGGTTATCCCGTGCCTGCATCCAGATTGTCATTCGGTTGGATTTCGCACTGGCCTCACCACGGCGATGAAACCCGAACACATTGGCTATTACAAGCGTGTTGGGAGGCACACACAGTTTCTCAACCGACAGCCCCATCTTAGCAAGTGCAAAATCACTGACCCG comes from the Microbulbifer sp. MI-G genome and includes:
- a CDS encoding DEAD/DEAH box helicase — encoded protein: MTDISQPVGFSQLGLPPEILDAIEKLGYETPSPIQAQTIPSLLEGRDVLGQAQTGTGKTAAFALPLLSQLNLNNRRPQVLILAPTRELAIQVAEACQSYAAHLKGFHVAPIYGGADYRGQMQQLKRGVQLVVGTPGRVMDHMRRGSLNLSNLRSLVLDEADEMLRMGFIDDVQWVLEQIPETRQIALFSATMPREIARIAREHLRDPVEVKIRVKTETAETIRQRYWPVGGLHKLDALTRILEAEPVDATIIFVRTKNSTVELADKLAARGFASAALNGDMAQNLREAVIDKLKNGKLDIVVATDVAARGLDVKRISHVINYDIPYDAEAYIHRIGRTGRAGREGDAILFVAPRERRMLRIIEKATKKPIEKLALPSAEVVNSARMQRFRERITTTLEGQADLAPYRQLVEEYLAQNEVDPLDVAAALASMAQGDQPLLIREQKPKPRKARQERGGEFEGRRKQDGYEKDRKMPPPEEGMERFRIEIGREQGVRPGGIVGAIANEVELDSSYIGRIEIYPDYTTVDLPEGMPKEVFQHLKKVRVAGQPMRISRSGDAGVKPGGQPKGRRKPRRADRQD
- a CDS encoding capsule biosynthesis protein, encoding MPVAVFLQGPHGLFFAELAKKLSKQGVITHKINFNGGDRFFGWADFQADFSGCEHDWPSFFRRYLLEHDAEAVFVYGDCRPLHTRARAVCESLGIPFGVFEEGYLRPDFVTFEWGGVNAFSHTDWSHEAIGRYQSRGRQPGAPVGRTFFQRARFAMGYYLAMRFARSRYPHYQHHRSRDWKAEGACWIRSFFRKGLYRVTQRSLTPKLTTNFSRKFFLFPLQTRDDFQLREHSDLLSMENAIDAVLKSFARYAPANTVLVIKHHPMDRGFCHYQKLVDALEVRYGLSGRVIYCHDLHLPTLLDHARGVVTINSTVGISALLHRVSTKVLGRAFYDLRGLTHQGSLSSFWKAPAVVDHKLFLRFRTYLYEQTQLDGSFFKGINKTVEGVNERLLQTVNSGPSDTLVEARNMHTG